The following are encoded together in the Vigna angularis cultivar LongXiaoDou No.4 chromosome 9, ASM1680809v1, whole genome shotgun sequence genome:
- the LOC108347186 gene encoding dirigent protein 22, producing the protein MATKFLLAFLVISCYVLSISAEKETGFVGSVDPKSLSYKKKHTFSHFRFYWHEIFSGSNPSSVRIIPPQPKYTTTTSFGSVGIFDNVLTLGPELYSKVVGSAEGLYSSASQKEFALLVIMNFALTEGKYNGSTITFVGRSPIAHKVREMPVIGGTGVFRFARGYVESSTLTFDPQTRNNTIEYNVYVYH; encoded by the coding sequence ATGGCTACCAAATTCCTCTTAGCGTTCCTTGTCATCTCCTGCTATGTCCTCTCCATCTCAGCAGAAAAAGAAACAGGTTTCGTGGGGTCAGTAGATCCTAAGTCCTTAAGCTACAAGAAGAAGCACACTTTTAGCCACTTCAGGTTCTATTGGCACGAAATCTTCAGTGGAAGCAACCCTTCCTCGGTTAGAATCATTCCACCACAACCAAAGTACACCACAACCACCAGCTTCGGTTCTGTGGGAATATTCGACAACGTGTTGACCCTAGGACCCGAGTTGTACTCAAAGGTTGTGGGGAGTGCCGAAGGTTTGTACTCCTCTGCTTCACAAAAAGAGTTTGCCCTTTTGGTGATTATGAACTTCGCGTTGACCGAAGGGAAGTACAATGGTAGCACCATCACGTTCGTGGGGAGAAGCCCCATCGCTCACAAGGTGAGAGAGATGCCTGTGATTGGCGGCACTGGTGTTTTCAGATTTGCCAGGGGCTATGTTGAGTCCTCCACCCTCACTTTTGATCCCCAAACCAGGAACAACACAATTGAGTACAACGTTTATGTTTACCACTAA
- the LOC108346600 gene encoding uncharacterized protein LOC108346600 translates to MVERAKVLEKNVAEVEQQKKQQQVIRGPVSSRSNLNLRRTPYARPALPSNAGGSHTQSVACVEKLGLAESEMQFDLVVSTPATGLEVILGMDWLAANHILIDCGEKRLVFTDEEEELSVTLGQLKEDIMEGTSCFLIMTHADEKCEDLSHERSSSSKLSGGRSVVDEFPEVFPDEVPELPPPHEVEFTTDLVSTVGPISIAPYRMSPAELVELKKQIEELMDKQFIRRGVGRRESG, encoded by the exons ATGGTTGAGAGAGCCAAAGTATTGGAGAAGAACGTGGCAGAAGTAGAACAGCAGAAGAAGCAACAACAGGTGATTAGGGGACCGGTCTCGTCTAGAAGCAATCTGAATCTGAGGAGGACGCCCTACGCTCGCCCCGCGTTGCCTTCAAATGCTGGGGGGTCTCACACTCAATCAGTG GCATGTGTTGAGAAACTGGGTTTAGCTGAAAGtgagatgcagttcgacttagtggtgtcaaccccagcgacTG GTTTAGAagtgattctaggaatggattggttggctgccaatcACATTCTTATAGATTGTGGTGAGAAGAGATTGGTATTTacagatgaagaagaagagttatctgtgacgctcggtcagctcAAGGAAGATATCATGGAGGGCACCAGCTGTTTTCTGATAATGACGCACGCAGATGAGAAGTGTGAAGATTTAAGTCATGAACGATCGTCCAGTAGCAAGCTGAGTGGAGGAAGATCTGTTGTCGACGAATTCCCAGAGGTCTTTCCGGATGAAGTACCCGAACTACCTCCTCCTCACGAGGTAGAATTCACCACTGATTTGGTGTCGACAGTAGGGCCCATTTCTATTGCACCATATAGGATGTCACCAGCAGAGTTGGTCGAACtcaagaagcagattgaagagttaATGGACAAGCAGTTCATTCGGCGAGGTGTTGGAAGAAGAGAATCTGGTTGA